tatataacagtggtagcaacagtgatctacatggttatattttaatcagataacgtcacagcTTCTTTGACCAGCTAGCAGCATACTTGGCAAAGGACTTCTTAGTGTCAGTGACCATAGCTAAGGTTCACTCTCCTGGCAGCTCAGCAGCCACATAAAATGGAAGGATTAAACACTGAGCAGCTCTATGTGAACCAGGGGTGTGGCTTCCATTTCTTGAGAGTCAATTGGCCAGTCTTGGGTTAGAAAGAACTAAAGACACTGTCCCATGGGATTGTGGTATAGCTTTAGTGGACTCTCACAACACAAGTCTGGGGGTGCCCAGGCTCGAGCTGTGTTCACACTTCAAAACAATGGAGTATGGACCTGAGTCCCTGCAGGCTCTGGGCTCAAACCCTTCATTCCTGCTGGCTCCAGGGGGGTAGGCTCGAGTCAGATAGAATTGTGTGTAGACAGCAGGGGAGGTTGGGCTcaagcctgaggcctggtctacactacgggtttaggtcgactttagcagcgttaaaccgaattaagcctggacacgtccacacaacgaagccctttctttcggtttaaagggtcctttaaaccggtttctttacaccacctccgacaaggggattagcgataaaaccggcctttgcgggtcggaattggggtagtgtggacggaattcgacgttattggcctccgggagctatcccacagtgcttcattgtgaccgctctggacagcactctcaactcagatgcactgaccaggtagacaggaaaagacccgcgaaggtttgaatttcatttcctgtttgcccagcgtggagagcacaggtgaccacgcagagctcatcagcacaggtaaccgtgatggagtcctcccaggatcgcaaaagagctccagcatggaccgaacgggaggtacgagatctgctcgccatatggggagatgaagcagtgatagctgaactccgtagcagtaaaagaaatggaaaagtattagaaaagatctccaaggccatgaaggaccgaggccataacagggacacacagcagtgccgcgtgaaaattaaggagctacggcaagcttaccacaaagccagagaagcaaacggaaggtccggggcagagccgcaaacttgccgctactacgtggagctgcatgcgatcctagggggtgcagccaccactaccccaaccgtgtgctatgactctctcactggagaaacacacagggaagacggttcggggaacgaggaagatgacgatggaggtactgtaggtagctcacagcagcaaggaagcggagaaaccggtttccccaacagccaggatatgtttgtgaccctggacctggaaccagtaacccccgaactcacccaagaccctcagggcacacaggagacctctggtgagtgtaactttgtaaatatttgtaaacattacaaaaaaaaagcaagcgtgtttaatgattactttgccctggcaatcgcggccagtacatctactggaaaagtctgttaacgtgtatggggatggagcggaaatcctccagggacatctccagaaagctctcctggttgaaatggggtgattttattaaggggacattcagaggcgcccgttcctgctcttctgaccagaaatgttccccgctgttaaccacgcggtggggggaggggtgaagtgatcatcccagagaatcgtgtgtgtgtgtgtgtgtgggtggtttacttgtgtttgtgccgcatgttaaccgggaaaccgcagccccctccttttacattgaaaccccattttaaatggacaacccaatttaTCCTtaatatgggaaatgcgctgctgtttgcaacctttcccgcatgttaagaaggttaaaaaagccaaaacactgtggcctacgatggctgcctgcaagccgaaatatgcgaccttgtaatgaaagagtgtacccattgttctctaaaatgtgtcttttttaaccacctctcccttctcctccaccagctgcaaatgtttctccttcgcagaggctcgtgaacattagaaagagaaaacgtaggacgagggacgatatgttcacggagctgcagatgtccgcccacgctgatagagcacagcagaatgcgtggaggcagtcaatgtcggagatgagaaaagcccaatatgaacgagaggagaggtggcgggctgaatcgcgggatgaacagagctagtggcgggctgaagacgataggtggcgtcagcttgcagacagacggcaagaggcaatgctccgtctgctggagcatcaaactgatatgctcgagcgtatggttgagttgcaggaaaggcagcaggagcagagaccgccgctacagcccctgtgtaaccaacagccctcctccccaagttccatagcctcctcaccaagacgcccaagaacacggtggggggcctccgtccacccagtcactccaccccagatgatcgcccaagcatcagaaggctggccttcaataagagttaaagttttaaaatgcagtgtgtccttttccatccctcctcccccacccatcccaggctaccttggcaattatccccctacctctgtaaggaactaataaagaatgcatgaatgtgaaaaaacaatgactttattgcctctgcaagcaggaggggagggtggggtggggtggttggtttacagggaagtagagtgaaccggggcgggggcgggggtgttggagggttcatcaaggagaaacaaacagaagtttcacacagtagcctggccagtcacaaaactcgttttcaaagcttctctgatgcgcaccgcgccctgctgtgctcctctaaccgccctggtgtctggctgcgcgtaatcagcggccaggcgatttgcctcaacctcccaccccgccataaaggtctcccccttactctcacagatattgtggagcgcacagcaagcagcaataacaatggggatattcttttcgctgaggtctgagcgagtcagtaagctgcgccagcgcgcttttaaacgttcaaatgcacattccaccaccattcggcacttgctcagcctgtagttgaacaggtcctgactcctgtccaggctgcctgtgtacggcttcatgagccatggcattaaggggtaggctgggtccccaaggatcacgataggcatttcaacatcaccaatggtcactttctggtccgggaagaaagtcccttcctccagctttcgaaacagagcagagttcctgaagacgcgagcatcatgtacctttcccggccatcccacgttgatgttggtgaaacatcccttgtgatccaccagggcttgcagcagcattgaaaagtaccccttgcggtttacgtagtcggtggcttggtgctccggtgacaagatagggatatgggttccgtctatggccccgccacagtttgggaatcccatttcagcaaaaccatccactattgactgcacgttgcccagagtcactacccttgctatcaccaggtctttcattgccctggcaaattggatcacagcagcccccaccgtagatttgcccactccaaattgattcccaactgaccggtagctgtctggcgttgcaagcttccacagggctatcgccactcacttctcaactgtgagggctgctctcatcttggtatcctggcgtttcagggcaggggaaagcaagtcacaaagttccatgaaagtgcccttacgcatgcgaaagtttcgcagccactgggaatcgtcctatacctgcagcacgatgcggtcccaccagtctgtgcttgtttcccgggcccagaatcggcgttccacggcatgaacctgccccagtgacaccatgatttccacattgctggggcctgtgccttgtgagaggtctatgtccatgtcaatttcctcatcactctcgtcgctgcgctgcaatcgcctcctcgcctggtccgggtttcgccttggcatgtcctggctttgcatatactccaggacaatgcgcgtggtgttcatagtgctcataattgccgcggtgatctgagcgggctccatgatcccagtgctagctatggcgcctggtcagaaaaaaggcgcgaaagtagtatctgatggaccaggagaaggagggagggcgggagggagggagggccgagtgacgacatggcgtacaggtacaggaacagggagaaacacaaacaactgtcacacagaatggtccccccaaagattaaactgaaaaccctgggcttagcaggccattgatttcacggaggaaggggaagcaaatgaatacagaacaaatctattttttacatcttaagctggcagccgacggtgcagcatgagtgatagcctctccagtacgatgatgacggttaccaatcataaaataccatcatctgcaaaaaggcaaggggctgctgctgtgtagcaatgcagccccacgtctgccagccccacgtccgccagcacccagcatcgccctcggcctcttctgggtgcttagcagacaatactgggcaattggcagaaaatagtatattacgactggtaaccatcatcatcaaaacagtagcatgtctgcccaggtggccatgattgacagccacaccagtatgacgacgatgggtaccagtcataatataccatcgcctggcaaggggctggtgcaatgcagccctacggctgccagccccacgactatcactcatgctacaccgtctaccgccaaaaagcagttagcagctgctgctgtgtagcaatgcagtcccacgtctgccggcacccagaggacatatggtgacggtgagctcagctgagctgagcgggctccatgttgtctgcacaggtaacccaggtaacccaggtaaaaaggcgcgaatctattgtctgccgttgctgtgacgggggagggaggggcctgacgacatgtacccagaaccgcccgcgacactgttttgcatcatccgggcattgggatctcaacccagaattcaaagaaaaggcgcgaaccgcttctcggctctctgagctgtggcgcaaacgtattatctgacggactaggggaaggagggaggggggccgagtgacgacatggcgtacaggcatagggaattaaaatcaagaacggtggctgtgcaccggggagagacacaaacaactgtcacacagaatggtccccccaaagattaaactgaaaaccctgggtttagcaggccgttgatttgatggagggagggggaagcaaatgaatacagagcaaatctattttttacatcttaagacgacggtgcagcgtgactgatagccctcggcatctttctgggtgcttggcagcaaatacggggctctttctgggtgcttggcagcaaatacggggcagtgtatgacgatggtcttcaggcctattgcacaatcggctgctcaggaaagactctgctaacgtacgatgacccgacttgtaataggacggataacagtcgtaatacaccatttactgccaaaaggcaagccccacggctgccagcacccagatcgccgatgaaggctaccagtctactgcaccgtctaccgccaaaaggcagttagcagctgctgctgtgtagcaatgcagtcccacgtctgccggcacccggaggacatatggtgacggtgagctcagctgagctgagcgggctccatgttgtctgcacaggtaacccaggtaacccaggtaaaaaggcgcgaatctattgtctgccgttgctgtgacgggggagggaggggcctgacgacatgtacccagaaccgcccgcgacactgttttgcatcatccgggcattgggatctcaacccagaattcaaaggggcagcggagactgcgggaactgtgggatagctgtgggatagctacccatagtgcaatgctccggaagtcgacgctagccttgtactgtggacgcggtccgccgactagagcacctagagcattttattgtgtggacacacacaattggctgtatacaaccgatttcaataaaaccggcttctataaattcgaactaatttcgtagtgtagacataacctgagtCTGAGCCCTGGAGTAGAGACATACCCCTtgtgtgctgtgtagacattaaAGAGTTTATGATGTATTTAGTAAATATACGAATCTGCCCATTGGTCCCTGCCCTACTGTTGTGCAGTGTCTTACCAGATAGTCATCTGCTACCctttccatcccccacccccagatgctGCTGCAATTCCATATTGCTGAATATATGTAACTTCTGAAGTGCTTTAATATGGCAGGTAGACTCTATATGTGCCGTTAGTGGGACAAAGTAAATCAGGATGGCTGTTTTATCAGGATGTCTCCCATGAAAGCGATTCAGCGTGATAGTGAATAGCTGTTGCTTAATTGGGACAGGATTAGCATATGTTCTAATGGGAAGGAATGTAGCTAGTGCCAAGTAGTTAAACACTGAGTCAGTAGGTGTTAAACAGGTGTGAAATACTAAAATCTTGTCTTTTAATACCAAAATTGCCAAGTAAAGCTTGAGGTGTATTCGCCTGGGTATTCTGCAGGCTCAAGGGCAGTGGGGGTTTGGCCTaatcagcagggccagctctagtttttttgctgccccaagcaaaacaaaa
This Chrysemys picta bellii isolate R12L10 chromosome 8, ASM1138683v2, whole genome shotgun sequence DNA region includes the following protein-coding sequences:
- the LOC135973142 gene encoding myb/SANT-like DNA-binding domain-containing protein 2; this translates as MESSQDRKRAPAWTEREVRDLLAIWGDEAVIAELRSSKRNGKVLEKISKAMKDRGHNRDTQQCRVKIKELRQAYHKAREANGRSGAEPQTCRYYVELHAILGGAATTTPTVCYDSLTGETHREDGSGNEEDDDGGTVGSSQQQGSGETGFPNSQDMFVTLDLEPVTPELTQDPQGTQETSAANVSPSQRLVNIRKRKRRTRDDMFTELQMSAHADRAQQNAWRQSMSEMRKAQYEREERWRAESRDEQS